From the Aspergillus puulaauensis MK2 DNA, chromosome 1, nearly complete sequence genome, the window AGCGGCGTGACCAGCACGAGACCGCCAACGAAGAACGCAAACTTACGAAAGAACAACGCCAGGAGAAGCTTGCCCGACAACAGGAAcaagatgccgagaagggTCTCTTCATGACAGTATATCGGATTGATAGCCTTGCAAACGGGCGCCACCGATTCAAAATCAGCAAGAATGCAGAGCAGAATGCTCTAACTGGAGTTTGCGTTATGCACCCTAAGTTCAACCTAGTCATTGTCGAGGGGGGATCCCATTCACTCAACAACTACAGAAAACTCATGGTCAATCGTATCGACTGGACCGAGAATGTAGGGCCAGGCGCTGTTCGGGAGGGAAATCGCGAAGCCCAGATGTCATGGCTCGCTGCAGAAGACGAAAAGGGTGAGCTGAAGGACCTCAGTTCCAACACATGTACTCTCCTCTGGGAGGGTCAGGTCAAGGGTCGCGCTTTTCGAAAATGGTTAGGTGCTCGAGTCTGCGAAAGCGACTCCCAGGCAAAGGACGTGCTAGCCCGCGCAAAATTGGAGAATTTCTGGGTCTTGGCGAAGAGTGCAAAACAGAACGAGTTTTAAAACATGAGCTTACCAGGAGCAATTTCGATGTATTAATAAAGACAAGAATAAGAATACCCCATGCAAAATCATGTATTATTGAAAATGGTATCTCAAACATACAACATTGAAACAAACGTAAAACTTTTCCGAAGACCTATCCCAACCCTAACAATGCAAGATGCAAGTATAACCTCTAGAAACAAGTATTTACATATTATTCAATTCGTCACGAGCGAGGCGGCCATTGATTTCCATTGCTCAAATGCCGCAGGAGATCCAGCTGTGCCTTGACCTGGTCAAAATTCATGGCCTGGTTTTGAGCCTGCGGCTGTTGCCCTGTGGcaggaggctgctgctgaggctggggctgttggtactgtggctgctgctgttgttgctgctgttgctgttgtaATGCGGCTAAGAATAGTGGGTTGATATGCGGAGTAGGCGACATTTGTTGATACGGGTTCGGTTGTTGATAGGCCTGTTGGTATGGCATTTGGAAATTGAAAGGCGTCGTTGGCATCGCACCTTGAGCATaagcctgctgctggggctgttgaggttgttgtgggAGAGATTGGTAGGACGGGTATTGCTGAGCTGGGTTGAACCGAGGATAATTCTggtgttgaggctggggttgggcATCTTGTCTTTCTGGCTGATGGTATGGCTGACGATCGGGATGCGAGTGGTGCCCATGATGATCCCTgggtcctcctcttccacgcccACGGCCACCTCGACCACGATCAGAGCCTCTACCGCGACCCCTGccgccgccagagccagaatgCCTGTTCGAAAAACCATCGCTCTCAACAGGCGCTTCCTGTCGCATCATCTCGTGCAGGTTCTTAGGCCGTGCAAGTGGGGTGTAACCATCTTCAGGAACGTTATCATCGTAATTGAGCTCGCTTTGGCTCAACTTTGAGGGGCCGGGCCCGCCTCTTCCGGCCCCTGATGGGTTTCCATTCGCGTTGTGTTTGGCTCCCTTCCTCTCCTGGCGCTTTTGCTTCAGCTTGCGCCTATACTCAGCTTCTTGTTCGTCGTCAGAGAACTCGACTTCATCCTCAgcaacttcctcatcgtGGAAGTTTGAGGCATCGCTTCCCTTCAAGCCCTTCAGTGGCTGGGTGAACACGAACGTAGAGTGCTCCACGATGTAGTACACAGGAGTGCCTCGAGATAGACCGCGCTCTTCAACGTCTGCTGTGGTGGGAAATCTAACGGCATATAACGGATTCTCGACTCGTCCTAGAGTCTCAGAAACCACACCGGCAACTCGGCGGTCTTCCAGGCAAAGGAGTGATCCAGCCTCGAGCACCTGATATTCTCCGGTAGTATTTGCTGTAATAAGAACAGTATTCTCAATGGCAGCCTCCACGTTTCCTAAGAGCACGATCTTCGTTTCGGGAGTAATAGTAATGTCTGGAATCGGCAAAACCTCCTCTGGAACTTCGTTCGCTGTCTTCAGATTTGCACCCGATTTACCCtttccttcgccttcgtcatcatcgcctaGCTCTCCTTGCATCAAAATTCGGGCTTGTTCCTCGGGGCTAAGGATGGGGtaatcctcatcctcgtcatcgctaTCCGAAGAATCTGTGTCGGAACTGTCAGAGGAGGATTCATACGGGGAAGAATCGATCTCCCATTCAGGAtgttcctcctcgtcctgctGCTCAGCTTGCCCGGCTGCGGTCGCCTCGACCATTGTACTCTCTGCACCGCTGTTCACATTGGCACTGCCCGGGGATCCATTATTCGTTCCAGATTCCCCTTGGGTTTGTTTATTgtcctcttcaacttccatgGCATCTGTGTCTCTTGCGCCTGATTCGTTTCCTTCTTCGTTTTTGATCTCGTTTGTACCGGCGCTGCTCTGGCCTGTTTGGTTTTCCTGGACACTATCATTGACCAAGCTCAACCCGGGAATTGCGGCGTGTGGATTCGATGTTACAGGTGTCTCGGTAGGCTGAGGTTCGATGTtatcttcctttttctcttccgtcTTCACAGGGCTTCCTGCGACCAACGGAGTGTTGTAAAAATCGCTTCCATCATCTGCTGGTGTCAACGCAATGGGTGGCGTATCGATCGCGCAAGTTCGTTTAACTGGGGGGCCTTCGGGGGTAGCCCCAAAGTTGTTCTGGTTATTGGGCTCCGTCATATTAGCGACAGGGGGGATTGAAGGGTGAAAATCTCGATAGCCTGCCTGACTGTAGAGTGTGTGTGGTGTTCGTCGAGGATTCTTCGCGGTAATTTTTTTATGGAGCTGCCACAATTGCCGTTGCGGTCACCGAACAGTctcttatcgataaggatAAGTTGTTCGTGGCCGCTTCATTTGCGGACTGTTTGGgactcctcatcctctaCCCTGGGTCTACATATATTTATCCAGAATGTCTCGGAAAGGAGCTGAAGTTCCTTCTGTACCTCAAATGCAGGGAACTCCGCGGACTAAACAACGGTATTCAATTCCACTGTCCTTCCTCTAGCCCTACCATCTAATGCGATATTACAGTCCGCCTCCGCCACCCTTCTACCTCCCTTTGAATATTACGCTCTGGGTGTGTGTCGTGTCAAACGGTATCGCGGCTTTCCTTGCTCCGATACAAGACTGCGATGAGGTCTTCAATTTTTGGGAGCCAACACACTACCTGGATCACGGGTATGGGCTCCAAACATGGGAATACTCGCCGGTGTATTCAATCCGAAGCTGGCTGTACATCTCTATCCATGGGATCGCTGGAAGAATTGGCTCTTTCTTGGTTGGCACGAAATCCTCGGAGTTTTACTTTGTTCGGTTTTTCCTCGCCATGCTATGCGCAGCCTGCCAAACCAGACTGTATTCTGCTATTTGCCGAACGTTGAGCCCAAGAATCGGGCTGCTGTTCCTCATGATTGTCGCATTTAGCCCGGGAATGTTCCATGCCTCAGCAGCATTTCTTCCGTCAAGTTTTACAATGTATGCGTCTATGCTAGGCCTCGCGGCCTTTTTAGACTGGAGAAGGAACCAGCAAACGGCGCAGGGGATCATGTGGTTTGGTCTCGGGGCGATCGTGGGATGGCCTTTCGCCGGTGCTCTAatgctccctcttctctttgaAGAGGTCGTAATAGGATTCATTTCAGGGAACTTGCGAAAAGTATTTTTCGAAGTTGTGAACGGGGCTCTCAGGTGCTTAGCAATATTGGTATATCTCGGTTTTGTTGTCAGCTTTCGGTTTAGCACTAACAGTTTCAGGTCGCCGAAATCGCTGTTGACTATACCTTCCTTCGCAAACTTACCGTTGTGCCGTGGAACATCGTCGCATATAACGTATTCGGGGGTGAAGGTAGAGGGCCTGATATCTTTGGCACAGAACCTTGGACGTTCTACATCAGGAACCTGCTCCTAAACTTCAACGTGTGGTTCCTGTTTGCGATATCATCGGCTCCACTGCTACTCCTTCAAGCCGCACTTCGTTCCCAGACGACGAACAAGGAGACCCTCTTTAGGACTGTAACCCTTCTATCTCCTTTCTATATGTGGTTTGCGATATTCACACTGCAGCCTCACAAGGAGGAAAGATTCATGTACCCGGCGTATCCGTTTCTTGCTCTCAATGCAGCAATTGCCTTCCATATGATACTTTCATATATTGGCTCAAGCAACCCGAAAGAGCTGATCGGACGAGTCCCCGCGAAGTTAAAGCTCGCAGTGGTGATGTCTGTAATCTTGGTTGCTATAAATGGTGGGCTTCTCAGAACTTTCGGTATGATCACCGCATACAATGCTCCGTTGAAAGTTTTGCGGCCGCTGGAACAGCCAGAGATAGCCCAGCCGGGTGACTTGGTTTGCTTTGGTAAAGAGTGGTATCGCTTCCCttcatctttcttcctcccagaTGGGATGCGAGCCAAATTCATTCGAAGCGAATTTCGTGGCTTGCTTCCTGGTGAGTTCCAAGACGCTCGGGACTATTCTGCTTTGCTTGATGGTACGTCACGGACACCGGAGGGTATGAACGACCGCAACGAGGAAGACGCAGGAAAATATGTAAGGATCCTAGGTCTACCTTGTTTTAGACACCGTCTGAGATGGCTAATACTCTGACAGACCGACGTTTCCCAGTGCTCTTTCCTGGTAGACTCACATTTCCCCGGTCGCCAAGCCACAGGACTTGAGCCCAACTATATACAGGACGAGGCGCGGTGGGAGGAAATTTCCTGCAGAAGTTTTCTTGACGCCTCTGAGACGGGTCTCCTTGGTCGTCTTATCTGGATCCCTGATCTACCGATCATTCCAGATCGATTCCGCAGAAAATGGGGGCAATACTGCCTACTCCGACAGCGCACCACGCATCCTGAGACTGAGTAAACTAGACTGTATCCGCGCGAAAACTATAAGCAAGCAAAGCAACGCCTATGTAATGCTCTTACTGTGCACGTATCCGTACACTGGTTGCGATCCCCAGTGGCAGAACCAAGGGCTGATGCGCGGCTTTACCTGATGCGGTAAAAAGATCCCCAGGCCTCCGCGCAGCAGCTGTGGCCATGCGGACTGATAACCATATCTCGtcactccctcctcctttgATCAAGGATCATTCGCGGGGAAATGTCATTTTGCAGTCTCCCAATGATAGGCTCGCACTGGTCGCATCCGATTAACAGAAAGGGCAACCAGGCAGTCTAACCCCAGGCTTTCAGTACAGCGTATATCAAGTCGCTCGCTATAAGAATGGCTTTCCCAGACCTCACCTGTTGTAGAATGTCATAATTCTTAACACTTGTCTCTACTCAAATAGCAACATGATACCAGAAACATTTCATTTCACACAGCATCATATCAGGAACATCGTTGCTGCCTCGGCAGTAACCACGTTCTGCCTCTGGATCTTCGCCACAGTTCTACGACGATGGAACATATCCAAGTACTCGAGGTCTCTTTCGGGATATAAAGGTCAAAAGCCAACGAGAAACTACGGAGGTGAGGCTTCCTCGCACAAcgtaaaaaaaaagaacgtAGCTGACTGTCGTCCCGTATGTAGAATGGATTCCGTCAAGCTTCACACGACCCCCTGCAGCTCCATTACCAGACTGGGATGTCCACAATACGAGGCCAATCCCCTACCGGCCATTCAGATACGGACCGTAAGTCGCATCAAGGCGCCCTACAAATAGACTAAGCTAAGCCTAACAGCAAATACTTCATCACGATGGGCTTGCGAAGCATGAAATGGGACGAGTGGATCGGTAAGCCAGCCctatctccatcctcttccctTACCAGAAGCGGAATTAACCACGATTCAGAACTCGACAACCACTACCTACGCTACCACGCAGACAAAGCCCACCGGATCCAAGAACGCGGGGATAAATGCTGCGCAACCGCACCCGAAGCATGGGATGCAGCAATCGAACTTCTCGAGGAACTGTACGCCACCCACCCCCCTCCCATTAAATACCTGACTAACACTACATCCTAAAAACAGCACCTCATATCTCCCAGAGCGCTATCCAACTATGTTCCAAAAAACCCCAACAGGCCTAACAAACCTCGTCACCTCCGAAACCTTCGACATCAAGCAACGGCCTCTCCCGGAAGACCCCATGGCCATGTGCGCACGGCTCGTCCAAGACGACCTCGCCATCATGATCGAGAAACCCGACGGCGAGTACTACCTACTCGCGGGTGCAATCCTCCTCGCCGGGTTCTGGCGCCTCTCCGACAAATACGGCATGCGGCTATCCGAAATCCACACATCCGGCGACGTGCCAGGGTACAAACAGAAACTCGAAAAGGGGATGATGAACTTCTTCCGCCGGTTGAAGCCCGAAGACCCCGTGTTGAGGAATAACTACTTCATCCAGGTCGACGACTCCCTGCCCTGGTCACATAGTATCGGGTCCGAAGATGCGCCGTCTGTCTCGTGGAATACGGCGCAGAAGGATAAGGCGATTGAGAACCACTTTTTTCGATCTGAGAGGCAGTCGCTCAGGCGATTGCCGAGGTCCGGTGGGGTGGTGTTTACCATTAGGACTTATTTTGAGCCGATTACGACGGTTGTACAGGAGCCTTATGTGCCCGGGCGCTTGGCGAGTGCGATTCGGAGCTGGGGTGATGATGTGTCCAGGTAtaaggggaaggagaagtaTGGGGATGTGCTGCTAGAGTACTTGGATCGGAAGCATGAGGAGCAGGTCGCTGCAGGGTTGGAGGTGGAAAAGGAGGACGAGGTGAGGAGTTATCCTTTCTAGCCTTTGGATTGGGACTCTTTTCGTCTCTTTCCTTTATGCGCAATGTGGTCGTTTGACTAGGTTACGATGTTATGCTCGATTTTTTCCATGATGatatcttttctttgtaTATATGATCTGATCTAGCTTTCATGTTTTTGTCTGTCTGTCTTCAGCGATGTTACTGCTCCATACAATATAGTACACCATAGTGCAATAAATACCAAGTCCCCAAGTGCTCCAAACACCAATACACAATAAACCCTCCTAATCAAGATGCTATGAAATGCAATCACGATAGAATACCAGACGCCAGAAGCCCCAATATATGCTGCTCCCAGTAGAGACGCCAGTTCAGATAAAATACAAGTCACGCCTGGACGTatcccttcttcctcgcatACGCCCATTCCCGCTCCTGACGCCACTCACAATCGTCCTTGAACTCGCAGATCCGACATTTCCAGGCTTCCATGACCTCGACACCGCGCGGGGTCCGTTGGCCCCGCCACCAGTTCATTTGATCGGATATGTACGACTCCAATGAGGTAGGGTCGAATAAGAAGGATCGACTTCCCAAGACTCGGGGCTGGAGATCGGCGGCTGGGGCAGACGAAATGTAGCGGGCTGTGAGGAGGGGCGAGAGGATTGTGGGGTAAGGCTCCAGCATGCGGGGTTGGAACTCTGACGGGATCGAAGGTGCAACTGAAGCGGACGAGAGTGTCGGAGGAAGGAAAGTAAAGCGAAGCTGGTCTTTCATCAGTTTCCAGAGGCTGGTGAGGTTGCTGTTGGCGAGGAGAACACTGGTGGAATCCTGGCTTGCAGAGGGTGGACAATGTTTTGGTTCTGTATCGTCGGAGCTTTGGGATGAATGCCATTGGTGTCGTGTGAGTGCATCTTCCGGGGTAGGGACATAATCAGGATCAAATTCTAGCGAGGAGAGAGCATCGAAAAACTGATCGTTCAGGGAGCCGACTTGGCTGATGAACGCGTCGGTAAAGGTCTTCCTTGGGTCAAGCTCGTACCGCGACGCAAGCATCTCGATGGTAACATCGTCACTCGTGATTAAACGATTGAGCATGTGGTAGtagagctgaagctgaagcattGTCGGCCGGAACGATGAGCTCTTCACAGTCGGCGTTGAGCTGCTCCCTCGCGTCTTGACATCGGTCAAGTAAATCCGGGGTAGATGCTGAAGTTCAGCAGAGGATTGACTGCTAACCGGATCCTCTGCCGCCTCAGGCTCTACCTCATGGTGCGACATATCAGCTAACCTTTTCCCGCCACGCG encodes:
- a CDS encoding RNA-binding snoRNP assembly protein NAF1 (BUSCO:EOG09263G4R;~COG:S;~EggNog:ENOG410PM0K;~InterPro:IPR007504,IPR009000,IPR040309,IPR038664;~PFAM:PF04410;~go_component: GO:0005732 - small nucleolar ribonucleoprotein complex [Evidence IEA];~go_function: GO:0003723 - RNA binding [Evidence IEA];~go_process: GO:0000493 - box H/ACA snoRNP assembly [Evidence IEA];~go_process: GO:0001522 - pseudouridine synthesis [Evidence IEA];~go_process: GO:0042254 - ribosome biogenesis [Evidence IEA]); translation: MTEPNNQNNFGATPEGPPVKRTCAIDTPPIALTPADDGSDFYNTPLVAGSPVKTEEKKEDNIEPQPTETPVTSNPHAAIPGLSLVNDSVQENQTGQSSAGTNEIKNEEGNESGARDTDAMEVEEDNKQTQGESGTNNGSPGSANVNSGAESTMVEATAAGQAEQQDEEEHPEWEIDSSPYESSSDSSDTDSSDSDDEDEDYPILSPEEQARILMQGELGDDDEGEGKGKSGANLKTANEVPEEVLPIPDITITPETKIVLLGNVEAAIENTVLITANTTGEYQVLEAGSLLCLEDRRVAGVVSETLGRVENPLYAVRFPTTADVEERGLSRGTPVYYIVEHSTFVFTQPLKGLKGSDASNFHDEEVAEDEVEFSDDEQEAEYRRKLKQKRQERKGAKHNANGNPSGAGRGGPGPSKLSQSELNYDDNVPEDGYTPLARPKNLHEMMRQEAPVESDGFSNRHSGSGGGRGRGRGSDRGRGGRGRGRGGPRDHHGHHSHPDRQPYHQPERQDAQPQPQHQNYPRFNPAQQYPSYQSLPQQPQQPQQQAYAQGAMPTTPFNFQMPYQQAYQQPNPYQQMSPTPHINPLFLAALQQQQQQQQQQPQYQQPQPQQQPPATGQQPQAQNQAMNFDQVKAQLDLLRHLSNGNQWPPRS
- the ALG9 gene encoding dolichyl-P-Man:Man(6)GlcNAc(2)-PP-dolichol alpha-1,2-mannosyltransferase (BUSCO:EOG09261FM4;~CAZy:GT22;~COG:G;~EggNog:ENOG410PIIT;~InterPro:IPR039484,IPR005599;~PFAM:PF03901;~TransMembrane:10 (i29-53o114-132i139-158o164-182i194-217o237-258i296-318o330-349i361-380o400-423i);~go_function: GO:0000030 - mannosyltransferase activity [Evidence IEA];~go_function: GO:0016757 - transferase activity, transferring glycosyl groups [Evidence IEA]), with translation MSRKGAEVPSVPQMQGTPRTKQRPPPPPFYLPLNITLWVCVVSNGIAAFLAPIQDCDEVFNFWEPTHYLDHGYGLQTWEYSPVYSIRSWLYISIHGIAGRIGSFLVGTKSSEFYFVRFFLAMLCAACQTRLYSAICRTLSPRIGLLFLMIVAFSPGMFHASAAFLPSSFTMYASMLGLAAFLDWRRNQQTAQGIMWFGLGAIVGWPFAGALMLPLLFEEVVIGFISGNLRKVFFEVVNGALRCLAILVAEIAVDYTFLRKLTVVPWNIVAYNVFGGEGRGPDIFGTEPWTFYIRNLLLNFNVWFLFAISSAPLLLLQAALRSQTTNKETLFRTVTLLSPFYMWFAIFTLQPHKEERFMYPAYPFLALNAAIAFHMILSYIGSSNPKELIGRVPAKLKLAVVMSVILVAINGGLLRTFGMITAYNAPLKVLRPLEQPEIAQPGDLVCFGKEWYRFPSSFFLPDGMRAKFIRSEFRGLLPGEFQDARDYSALLDGTSRTPEGMNDRNEEDAGKYTDVSQCSFLVDSHFPGRQATGLEPNYIQDEARWEEISCRSFLDASETGLLGRLIWIPDLPIIPDRFRRKWGQYCLLRQRTTHPETE
- a CDS encoding heme-dependent oxidative N-demethylase family protein (COG:S;~EggNog:ENOG410PFBI;~InterPro:IPR021848;~PFAM:PF11927;~TransMembrane:1 (o116-132i)), whose amino-acid sequence is MGLRSMKWDEWIELDNHYLRYHADKAHRIQERGDKCCATAPEAWDAAIELLEELTSYLPERYPTMFQKTPTGLTNLVTSETFDIKQRPLPEDPMAMCARLVQDDLAIMIEKPDGEYYLLAGAILLAGFWRLSDKYGMRLSEIHTSGDVPGYKQKLEKGMMNFFRRLKPEDPVLRNNYFIQVDDSLPWSHSIGSEDAPSVSWNTAQKDKAIENHFFRSERQSLRRLPRSGGVVFTIRTYFEPITTVVQEPYVPGRLASAIRSWGDDVSRYKGKEKYGDVLLEYLDRKHEEQVAAGLEVEKEDEVRSYPF